GAAGACGCCCGCGCGCTGCGTGATGATATCCAGACGCTGTTTTCCGTGGAGCACTGAACGCCATGAACGGGTCACTGGTTGAAGGGCCGGGCCGACATTTACGCGCGCTGCGCGGGCGACTGATGGTCGAACTGGCGAAGGGCGAAGAAGAAGAGCGTTATGGTCGTTTACATCCACAGCATCAACAGGTGCGGGAGCGGCTGCAAAAATCACTGATCGCCACGCGTGCGGAATCTGTCGGCGCCACGCCGGAGATGGCGGCGTTGCAGATGCTGGAGTCGCTCTCCCGGCAGAGTCCGCCCGGGCACCTGGCGTTAAGCCTGACCGCGCAGGCGCTGGCGCGTCGCAGCCAGCGTCTTGTTGAGAGAGGCGTTTGCGCGCCTTTCGCACAGGCGCTTGAAGTGACGGCGGGACACTATCAGCACAACGCTGCGCGGCTTGAGACGCAGTTGCGCCAGAGCGATTTACTGGCCGCGGCGCAGCGCCACGTCAGCGAAGTTATGGCGCGCTGGAAAAACGGCGAGTTTAACGGCTGGTCGCCCGCCGGGCGCTGCTACGTGGTGCTGGAGGAGTTGCGCTGGGGCGCATTCGGCGACGCTTTGCGTTTAGGCGAACCGCAGGAAAAAAACGCCCTGTTGCAGCCGGTGTATAACGAGACCGTCAGCCGACTGGCGCAGAGCGTTAACGCGTCGCCCGACACGCGGCATTTCTACCAGCAATGGCTGCATACGCCGCCGCAGCCGGGCCTGCTTGAGCATAAAGATATGCTCTGCTGGCTGGGTGCGGTGTATGACAGCGAGCGCCAGCCGGTCAGCTGGTCGGTGACCCAAACCTGGCAGAGCGTCTCGCTCGGGATGCCGCGCCTCTGTTCGGCAAGGCGGCTGGTGAACGCGCTGGTGGAAGAGATTTTTCTGCTCTGAACCGCAAAAAAATACCCCGCTGGCGCGGGGTGTTTTTCTTCTCAATACGGACTTTACCGGTGCAGCGTGCTCGTAGTGACGCTTTCAGCGCCCTGCGTTACAGGCGGCTGTTTCGCCACATGCCGGGCATACAGCGCGGTGATGATGGGCACCAGAATCGCCGTCACGATAACGCTCGCGGCCACCAGCGCCGTGGCTGAGGCTGCGACCGGTTCAAACGCCGGGTTAATTTGCGCGATGATAACCGGGTTCGCGACCGCTGCACCCGCTGCGGAAGAGGCAGCCACGCCTGCCGTACCGTTGCCGCCGCCCAGAAACTTATCCGCCATAATCAACGGAATGCCGGTAATAATGATCACGGCGACACCCAGCACAATCCCCAGCAGGCCCGTTTCCATAATCACGCGCAGATTAATGGTATTGCCGAGCGCGAAACCAAAGAACGGGATCAGCACCGGCGTGGCTTTGCTGAAGAACGCGCGCAGATCGTGGTCAAGGTTGCCGAGCGCAAAGCCAATCAGAAACGGCAGCACCGCGCCGATAAAGTGATGCGGCTCGAAAGAGGCGAGACCGGCAGATCCCAGAATCACCATCGTCATCAGCGGGCCGGATTCCAGCGACATCAGCACAAACGCGCCGGACTCTTCCTTCGTGCCGTACTGATTCATCAGGCTGGCGTAAAGCCCGCCGTTGGTCATGTCCATCGCGGAAACGATAGCCAGTACCGACAGCCCGGCGAAAAAGCCGGTCTGAATGCCGGTGTCGGGAATAAACGAGGCCGCGATCATCGCGACAAGCCAGGCGACGGCGATTTTGGTGAGTACCAGCGTGCCGGATTTACGCAGTACCGTACCGGTCGCGCGTAAATCAATAGACGCGCCAATACAGAAAAACCAGACGGCGAGAATAGGTACCGTTCCGCTAATCATGCCTTTGGTAAACGAGCCGAAATAATTCCCGGTCTCTGGGGCCAGCGTATTTAAAATTGCGCCAAGTAATAGCGGGACAAGCATCATCCCTCCGGGGATGCGTTCCATCGTAGCTTTAATCTTCATCATAAACCTCAGCGGTTTTATTCAGCCCAGGCTGAATTAAGGCCATAAGTGTCCCTCGATAAAAATCATTAATTTTCATCGATTTAGTTTGGGGGTTTTTACGCAGGGCAGCCGTGGCGAGGCAGCAGCGGCTGGCGAATCGTTATAAGAATTGAGACTGGTCTGTGTGCGACTCATCCCATGCCTGAATGACTGGTGCTACTATCTCTCTTGTGGAATAATGATTCAACTGAAATGAAACGATGTTTTAGTTACCCCGATCACATTATTGATTCACGCGTTTGATAGCATCAAACACAGCGAAAATTTATGTAAATCCACTGTTATTTAATTGGGTTTTTTACGCTTACCTGATAACGGGGATACGGTTCCCCGCAACGTCACGAGGAGTCAGAATGGACGTTCGTCAAAGCATTCATAGCGATCACGCCAAAACCCTGGATACCGCCGGGCTTCGCAGGGAGTTTTTAATCGAGAAGATTTTTGTGGCTGACGAGTACACCATGACGTACAGCCATATCGATCGCATCATT
The genomic region above belongs to Cronobacter malonaticus LMG 23826 and contains:
- a CDS encoding diguanylate cyclase regulator RdcB family protein, translated to MNGSLVEGPGRHLRALRGRLMVELAKGEEEERYGRLHPQHQQVRERLQKSLIATRAESVGATPEMAALQMLESLSRQSPPGHLALSLTAQALARRSQRLVERGVCAPFAQALEVTAGHYQHNAARLETQLRQSDLLAAAQRHVSEVMARWKNGEFNGWSPAGRCYVVLEELRWGAFGDALRLGEPQEKNALLQPVYNETVSRLAQSVNASPDTRHFYQQWLHTPPQPGLLEHKDMLCWLGAVYDSERQPVSWSVTQTWQSVSLGMPRLCSARRLVNALVEEIFLL
- the kdgT gene encoding 2-keto-3-deoxygluconate transporter, giving the protein MKIKATMERIPGGMMLVPLLLGAILNTLAPETGNYFGSFTKGMISGTVPILAVWFFCIGASIDLRATGTVLRKSGTLVLTKIAVAWLVAMIAASFIPDTGIQTGFFAGLSVLAIVSAMDMTNGGLYASLMNQYGTKEESGAFVLMSLESGPLMTMVILGSAGLASFEPHHFIGAVLPFLIGFALGNLDHDLRAFFSKATPVLIPFFGFALGNTINLRVIMETGLLGIVLGVAVIIITGIPLIMADKFLGGGNGTAGVAASSAAGAAVANPVIIAQINPAFEPVAASATALVAASVIVTAILVPIITALYARHVAKQPPVTQGAESVTTSTLHR